A genomic region of Bacteroidota bacterium contains the following coding sequences:
- a CDS encoding T9SS type A sorting domain-containing protein, which translates to MNKIKYILFFVCIVLGLHNARAQYLGGQEDGYSSGYICASDLNGGAAALTLSAITGPSNFCNNNSERYRVTVATGAATSFTWTYPAGASTQSGGADGNITILFGTTSGNVQITATNGCGESDTEILAVTNVACSMFSGLDNDGYNSNYVCSSDLNGGAAPLTLNPLVGPSNFCNNNFENYSVAVATGAATSYSWSYPAGASIQSGGTNGTATILFGTTSGSVTVVASNGCGESQTEYIAVTNVACSMFSGLDNDGYHSDYVCASDLNGGAAPLTINPLVGPSNFCNNNFENYSVAVATGAATSYSWSYPTGASVLSGGTNGNATILFSTNSGSVTVVVSNGCGESQTEYIAVTNVACSMFSGLNNDGYTSGYICGSDLNGLTSGTLSIAALTGNGTVCDGDIGDYSSSITTGIATSYTWLLPTGASVLSGGTALNARILFATASGSVSVVAENGCGEIDTATVALTNNACSMYAGLNNDGFAIQPSCEITLNGGDAAALATYFTYSISCPGSGGTVLTFTPTGGKSFDYQETATSAFAYSGVYTSTMVSKTVTNGGTYDIEIKDATGCTDDVFNLITSATPTTIPSTSVTGSCFSPGANTWMYIIDATGKAIVAVDDNSTNIGIVTATVYIDASVGTFSNTAYLQRHFLIDTENALGGGGAGVRLYFTAAELTALQTAATTITTTNALDNVASIAALGATKYNGPTEDGTYDPSDNTSLVYIAQTGNGSQFGNNYIEFTVSSFSELWPHASTGGNSALPIELLYFIGINKGDYNLLEWSTATEINNDYYTVEKSVDAVNFETAGIVDSEGNTQGLTNYLFSDYNVMPGITYYRLKQTDYDGSYTYSKTIPINVDFENINSLKVFPNPLSHGQELNLYVNLSTQKPVNVRVTNMMGIIVFDGSVYLSDKNIGKIDIAKLPAGIYHVDVTSEKNYHGRQVITIH; encoded by the coding sequence ATGAATAAAATAAAATACATATTATTTTTTGTATGTATAGTTTTAGGACTACACAATGCTCGTGCCCAATATTTGGGTGGTCAAGAAGATGGTTATTCTTCAGGGTATATATGTGCATCCGACCTAAATGGTGGTGCAGCAGCTTTAACTCTTAGTGCAATTACCGGACCTTCAAATTTTTGCAATAACAATTCCGAAAGATACCGAGTTACAGTTGCTACAGGAGCCGCTACTTCTTTCACTTGGACTTATCCAGCGGGGGCATCTACACAATCCGGAGGAGCAGATGGTAATATAACTATATTGTTTGGTACTACTAGTGGCAACGTACAAATTACTGCAACCAATGGTTGTGGAGAAAGCGATACCGAAATTCTCGCTGTTACCAATGTGGCGTGCAGCATGTTTAGTGGATTAGACAATGATGGGTACAACTCGAATTACGTTTGCTCTTCCGATTTGAATGGCGGTGCTGCTCCATTAACATTAAACCCACTAGTAGGTCCATCTAATTTTTGCAACAACAATTTTGAAAATTACTCTGTAGCGGTGGCTACAGGTGCTGCTACATCTTACTCTTGGTCTTATCCTGCCGGAGCATCTATTCAATCTGGTGGCACCAATGGAACTGCAACAATTTTATTTGGTACTACCAGCGGAAGTGTTACCGTTGTAGCATCAAACGGATGCGGGGAATCGCAAACAGAATATATTGCTGTTACAAACGTAGCATGCAGTATGTTTAGCGGACTAGATAATGATGGCTATCACTCCGATTACGTTTGTGCATCCGATTTAAATGGAGGTGCTGCGCCTTTAACTATTAACCCATTAGTTGGTCCATCTAATTTTTGCAACAACAATTTTGAAAATTACTCTGTAGCGGTGGCTACAGGTGCTGCTACATCCTATTCCTGGTCTTATCCCACAGGCGCCTCTGTACTATCAGGTGGAACAAACGGAAATGCCACTATCTTATTTAGCACAAATAGTGGAAGTGTTACGGTAGTTGTATCAAACGGTTGTGGCGAATCTCAAACAGAATATATTGCTGTTACAAACGTAGCATGCAGTATGTTTAGCGGATTAAACAATGATGGATACACATCCGGCTATATTTGCGGTAGCGATTTAAACGGACTAACCTCCGGAACACTTTCTATTGCTGCATTAACAGGTAATGGAACGGTTTGTGATGGAGATATTGGCGATTACTCATCTTCCATAACAACCGGAATTGCAACATCTTACACCTGGCTGCTGCCAACAGGAGCATCTGTGCTTAGCGGAGGAACAGCCCTAAACGCTCGTATTCTATTTGCTACGGCTAGCGGCAGTGTTTCAGTTGTTGCTGAAAATGGTTGTGGGGAGATTGACACAGCAACTGTAGCCCTAACCAATAATGCATGTAGCATGTATGCCGGCTTAAACAATGACGGATTTGCCATTCAGCCAAGTTGTGAAATAACTTTAAATGGTGGAGATGCTGCCGCACTAGCCACCTATTTTACCTATTCTATTTCGTGTCCTGGCTCTGGAGGAACTGTTTTAACATTCACCCCTACCGGAGGAAAAAGTTTTGATTATCAAGAAACAGCTACATCTGCCTTTGCTTACAGTGGTGTATATACAAGCACAATGGTTAGTAAAACTGTTACTAATGGAGGAACATATGATATAGAAATTAAAGATGCCACAGGCTGTACAGACGATGTGTTTAATTTAATTACATCCGCTACTCCTACTACCATACCATCCACATCGGTTACCGGTAGCTGTTTTTCGCCCGGAGCAAACACGTGGATGTACATTATTGATGCCACAGGCAAAGCTATTGTAGCTGTGGATGACAACTCTACCAATATTGGTATTGTTACAGCTACCGTTTATATAGATGCATCGGTTGGGACATTTAGTAACACAGCCTATTTACAACGACACTTTTTAATAGATACCGAAAACGCCCTAGGCGGTGGTGGTGCGGGCGTTCGTCTTTACTTTACGGCTGCAGAGCTTACTGCACTTCAAACAGCAGCCACTACTATTACAACAACAAACGCCTTAGACAATGTTGCTTCTATAGCTGCACTTGGCGCAACAAAATACAATGGACCAACAGAAGACGGTACATACGACCCATCTGACAATACATCATTAGTGTATATTGCACAAACGGGTAATGGTAGTCAATTTGGGAATAATTACATTGAATTTACGGTTTCAAGTTTTTCTGAATTGTGGCCACATGCAAGTACAGGAGGTAACTCAGCATTACCTATCGAATTACTTTATTTTATTGGCATCAATAAGGGAGATTATAATTTATTAGAATGGAGTACAGCTACCGAGATTAACAACGATTATTATACAGTAGAAAAGTCTGTAGATGCTGTAAATTTTGAAACTGCAGGAATTGTAGATTCAGAGGGCAATACACAGGGTCTTACCAATTATCTATTCAGCGATTACAACGTAATGCCCGGCATAACGTATTATAGACTAAAGCAAACCGATTACGATGGTTCTTACACCTACTCCAAAACAATTCCAATAAATGTAGATTTTGAAAACATTAACTCCTTGAAAGTATTTCCAAATCCACTATCCCACGGTCAAGAGCTTAATCTATATGTAAACCTTTCTACACAAAAACCCGTAAATGTTCGCGTAACAAACATGATGGGAATTATCGTGTTTGATGGCTCTGTTTATTTATCCGATAAAAACATTGGAAAAATAGATATTGCCAAATTACCTGCAGGCATTTACCATGTAGATGTAACTTCCGAAAAAAATTACCACGGACGACAAGTTATTACCATCCACTAA
- a CDS encoding SUMF1/EgtB/PvdO family nonheme iron enzyme — MIKKMFFTCIAAFSIQAGANNVVITSVSTSGQDITAGANNAANFTNIEFDVNWDNSWRISGGANNWDAIWVFAKYKIETGGACTAGSTWSHCTLSTTDAHHTVTTANGVAATADVSSDGKGVFLYRTSAGNGSINWDDVKLRWRYRTDGLFDDCKVTVQVFAIEMVYVPAGDFILGDGSTTTIGTFRTPNVASSTFTVTSDNAITVGGGGAGSLGKSAVAQTGGSDDWTDAAVPVSAPTTVPAAFPVGYSAFYCMKYEISQQQYVEFLNTLDGTQQANRIVAVTAGSYMCNTAATGTPQNRNGVKCKNAPSGATAGEYACDLDDDDSYNETASDGLALACNWMTVADLAAYLDWAALRPMTETEYEKACRGGQGAGLPNPAVAGEYPWGTAANITAATTAGITNGGNVTETNSVANANICYAGSTTGPVRCGAFAGAATTRITSGATYYGIMEMSGNVWECCVIIGCAAGRSFQGDHGNGAVNSLGHADVNYWPGLNGNNTLTTQNTTYTTGVTGRAGWGWRGAAYLNANWVRIGDRDYCGQGWANQATTRDNRQGGRGVRTE; from the coding sequence ATGATAAAAAAAATGTTTTTTACTTGTATTGCAGCATTCTCAATACAAGCAGGCGCAAATAACGTAGTAATAACCAGTGTTTCTACTAGTGGGCAAGATATTACAGCAGGAGCAAACAACGCGGCCAACTTTACAAACATTGAGTTTGATGTAAACTGGGATAACTCTTGGCGTATATCAGGTGGTGCCAACAATTGGGATGCAATTTGGGTGTTTGCAAAATACAAAATTGAAACGGGAGGTGCGTGTACTGCAGGTTCTACTTGGAGCCACTGTACCCTTAGCACGACAGATGCACACCACACAGTAACTACCGCAAATGGGGTTGCTGCAACAGCAGATGTAAGCTCTGATGGAAAAGGAGTTTTCTTATACCGTACCTCAGCGGGAAATGGTTCCATTAATTGGGACGATGTTAAATTAAGATGGAGATATAGAACTGATGGATTATTTGATGATTGTAAAGTTACTGTGCAAGTGTTTGCTATTGAAATGGTATATGTACCAGCCGGAGATTTTATTTTAGGTGATGGAAGCACCACCACCATTGGCACTTTTAGAACTCCAAACGTAGCGTCATCTACATTTACAGTTACTTCAGATAATGCAATAACTGTTGGTGGCGGTGGAGCCGGATCTCTAGGCAAGAGTGCTGTTGCTCAAACAGGAGGATCGGACGACTGGACAGATGCAGCCGTTCCTGTAAGTGCACCAACAACCGTTCCTGCTGCATTTCCTGTTGGATACAGTGCATTTTATTGCATGAAGTACGAAATAAGCCAACAACAATATGTGGAATTTTTAAATACCCTAGACGGAACACAGCAAGCTAATCGTATTGTAGCTGTTACGGCCGGAAGTTATATGTGTAACACAGCCGCCACAGGTACCCCTCAAAACAGAAATGGTGTTAAATGTAAAAATGCCCCTTCTGGTGCTACCGCAGGGGAATACGCTTGCGATTTAGATGATGATGATAGTTATAACGAAACAGCATCGGATGGTCTTGCATTAGCCTGCAACTGGATGACAGTTGCTGACTTAGCGGCCTACCTAGATTGGGCTGCACTGCGCCCCATGACCGAAACAGAATATGAAAAAGCGTGTAGGGGTGGTCAAGGTGCTGGGTTACCAAATCCTGCTGTTGCCGGTGAGTACCCTTGGGGAACCGCAGCAAATATCACAGCCGCCACCACAGCGGGTATTACAAATGGGGGGAATGTTACAGAAACAAACTCTGTTGCAAATGCAAATATTTGTTATGCAGGAAGCACTACCGGACCTGTTCGTTGTGGGGCTTTTGCCGGAGCAGCAACAACGCGTATAACTTCTGGAGCCACCTATTATGGAATCATGGAAATGTCTGGTAATGTATGGGAGTGTTGTGTAATTATAGGCTGTGCTGCCGGCAGATCGTTTCAAGGAGATCATGGGAACGGAGCTGTTAACTCTCTTGGGCACGCAGATGTAAACTATTGGCCTGGATTAAATGGAAATAATACACTTACAACTCAAAATACGACCTACACAACAGGGGTAACCGGCAGGGCAGGATGGGGATGGCGTGGAGCTGCATATTTAAATGCAAACTGGGTGCGAATTGGCGATAGAGATTATTGTGGTCAAGGATGGGCAAACCAGGCAACTACAAGAGATAATAGACAAGGTGGTAGAGGAGTTAGAACTGAATAA